A window from uncultured Desulfobacter sp. encodes these proteins:
- a CDS encoding sulfotransferase yields the protein MLKKSSIDRPIFVIGMDRSGTSIISEIMSLHNDLGWMSNYNHRFPQFPKLSFLNRITQIPHFGWYLRGKKRQDKRVSSRLRKYLPYCDEGDYTLWTQLCGHDFTWDFLGGGTPSVRTCEGVRNYIHTLLKCQGRTRLIVKLTGPPRINFLTTIFPDAVFVHVMRDPRAVVASLMKVSYWKENGGWERPFWTGLLPEDIQVWKTAGKSPCVLAAVQWRRVVERTWLEGQKLLPEQFIEIKYENFVASPFDTITTLLTQCGLGYSRTVKHYIDRIGNVRNMNTKYKQGLSVDEQIAIQQAVKNTAQRAGYLY from the coding sequence GTGTTAAAGAAAAGTTCAATAGACAGGCCGATTTTTGTTATTGGCATGGACAGAAGCGGAACATCGATCATATCGGAAATCATGTCCCTCCATAACGATCTGGGCTGGATGTCTAATTATAACCACCGATTCCCGCAGTTTCCCAAATTGTCTTTTTTAAACCGTATCACACAGATCCCCCATTTCGGCTGGTATCTGAGGGGCAAAAAACGCCAGGATAAAAGGGTGTCGTCCCGGTTGAGAAAATATTTACCCTATTGCGATGAAGGGGATTATACCCTGTGGACACAATTATGTGGCCATGATTTTACATGGGATTTTCTGGGCGGTGGCACCCCGTCTGTGCGTACCTGTGAAGGGGTCCGCAATTACATCCACACCCTGCTCAAGTGCCAGGGCAGGACAAGGCTGATCGTTAAACTGACAGGTCCTCCCCGGATCAATTTTTTAACGACGATTTTTCCCGATGCCGTCTTTGTCCATGTGATGCGTGACCCAAGGGCTGTGGTGGCCTCTTTGATGAAGGTCTCCTATTGGAAAGAGAATGGCGGATGGGAACGACCGTTCTGGACCGGATTGTTACCCGAAGATATTCAGGTGTGGAAGACCGCTGGTAAATCGCCTTGTGTTCTGGCAGCTGTTCAGTGGAGGCGGGTTGTCGAACGGACATGGCTGGAGGGTCAAAAACTTTTGCCCGAACAATTCATCGAGATAAAATATGAAAATTTTGTGGCATCGCCGTTTGATACAATCACAACTTTATTAACTCAATGCGGTTTGGGGTACAGCCGTACCGTCAAACACTATATTGACCGTATCGGCAATGTTCGGAATATGAATACAAAATACAAACAAGGGCTTAGCGTCGATGAACAGATTGCGATTCAGCAGGCTGTAAAAAATACGGCCCAAAGGGCGGGGTACCTGTATTAA
- a CDS encoding sulfotransferase domain-containing protein → MKVNTDNLGIVNLPDFFIVGAPKSGTTSLHYYLQGHRDIFMPEKKEPWFFSFMNNKPAFDSPDKLPGIIDSLAGYVQLYQTASDGQKCGDASPSYLYTHETSIKNLRIVYQDPEQYNRLKFIISLRNPIDRAWSQYWTFSRTSSDTAPFQEAVHPDTINKRLGNNWQPFYDYIGFGMYHDQIKAYQDEFGKDRVKIFLFDDLKKDAGQICKEIFLFLGVDPDYTPDTNQIYNPSGKPKSELLKNLIISPNILKSVVKKVIPKPRRQQLKHMAARKLMTKVEMPAAARTILKRQFEPEIRRLSQLLDRDLGHWLS, encoded by the coding sequence ATGAAAGTAAACACAGATAACCTTGGCATCGTCAACCTGCCGGACTTTTTTATTGTGGGGGCGCCCAAAAGCGGGACAACATCATTGCACTATTATCTGCAGGGTCATCGGGACATCTTTATGCCGGAGAAGAAAGAACCCTGGTTTTTTAGTTTTATGAACAACAAACCTGCCTTTGACAGCCCGGATAAGCTGCCGGGGATTATTGACAGCCTTGCCGGTTATGTGCAGCTGTACCAAACGGCATCCGACGGCCAAAAGTGCGGGGATGCATCGCCATCCTATCTTTATACCCATGAGACAAGCATTAAAAATTTAAGAATTGTTTACCAGGATCCTGAACAATATAACAGGCTTAAATTTATCATCAGCCTTCGAAATCCCATTGATCGGGCATGGTCGCAGTACTGGACATTCAGCAGGACCAGTTCAGACACCGCGCCATTTCAGGAAGCGGTTCATCCTGACACAATCAACAAGCGGCTTGGCAATAACTGGCAGCCGTTTTATGATTATATCGGCTTTGGGATGTACCATGATCAGATTAAGGCCTATCAAGATGAATTCGGCAAAGACCGGGTGAAGATATTCCTGTTTGATGATCTGAAAAAAGACGCCGGGCAAATCTGCAAAGAGATTTTCCTGTTTTTAGGGGTTGATCCGGATTATACGCCGGATACAAATCAGATTTATAATCCTTCGGGAAAACCCAAAAGCGAGTTGCTCAAAAATTTGATTATCTCTCCGAATATTTTGAAAAGCGTGGTGAAAAAAGTGATCCCCAAGCCCCGGCGGCAGCAGCTCAAGCATATGGCTGCCAGGAAATTGATGACAAAGGTGGAAATGCCCGCTGCCGCAAGGACGATACTCAAACGACAATTTGAACCGGAAATACGCAGACTCTCACAATTACTGGACCGGGACCTTGGACATTGGCTATCTTAA
- a CDS encoding glycosyltransferase, which produces MCLQTAYPLILALITVFVKKRQAPSEPSGNSDASQVLQVTLIVPVYKNDIHRLPEKLVNSSRLNVAPEKMEILVSGDGDFPELPKIIGNASSCFPVRFHQTGAWVGKNIALNQAVEKAAGQIIVVSDVDAALDPDVISIITQAFRNPDVGGFSGTVLVNGSKSSAAGIGSVQKKYWLFERWIKKAEMDLLGSVTSCSGQLFAVRKTLYPYLPPDVCDDIFILLSVVNQGFFFWGLPEARTFISQPSKTVSGEVERRSRIVAGGLNAIWKNRQIFFKKHSFRYGIGLFFHKVVRRLTPFLLMTIAITSLILAFSSPCWTGLFFCQISFYAVSVLSFYGVLKIRKLSFLSYFIAFNIGTSVGVFHFLTRKAKSKW; this is translated from the coding sequence ATGTGTTTGCAGACGGCATACCCGTTAATACTGGCACTGATTACAGTGTTTGTAAAAAAACGGCAAGCTCCTTCTGAGCCTTCCGGTAATAGCGATGCAAGCCAGGTGCTTCAGGTGACCTTAATCGTCCCGGTTTATAAGAATGATATCCACCGGCTGCCTGAAAAATTGGTCAACAGTTCAAGATTAAACGTTGCACCTGAAAAGATGGAAATTCTGGTGTCTGGAGATGGTGATTTTCCTGAACTGCCCAAAATAATCGGTAATGCATCGTCATGTTTCCCGGTGCGGTTTCATCAAACCGGAGCGTGGGTAGGAAAAAATATTGCCTTGAATCAGGCCGTGGAAAAAGCCGCCGGGCAGATTATTGTGGTGTCCGATGTGGACGCTGCCTTAGATCCCGATGTGATATCCATCATCACCCAGGCGTTTCGCAATCCGGATGTGGGGGGCTTTTCCGGGACCGTCCTGGTGAACGGATCAAAATCTTCAGCGGCAGGTATCGGCAGTGTACAAAAAAAATACTGGTTGTTCGAAAGATGGATAAAAAAGGCTGAGATGGATCTGTTAGGAAGTGTTACCTCGTGTTCCGGGCAATTGTTTGCCGTAAGAAAAACACTGTATCCGTATCTTCCCCCTGATGTCTGTGATGATATTTTCATTTTATTATCCGTGGTAAACCAGGGCTTTTTCTTTTGGGGCCTGCCCGAGGCGCGGACCTTTATTTCTCAACCGTCAAAAACCGTTTCAGGGGAAGTTGAGCGGCGGTCGAGAATTGTGGCAGGGGGGCTGAACGCGATCTGGAAAAACCGGCAGATATTTTTTAAAAAACATAGCTTCAGGTATGGTATCGGACTGTTTTTCCATAAAGTTGTCCGCCGGCTGACCCCTTTTCTTCTCATGACCATTGCGATAACCAGTTTGATTCTGGCATTTTCAAGTCCCTGCTGGACAGGGCTCTTTTTTTGCCAGATTTCTTTTTACGCGGTTTCAGTTCTGTCATTTTATGGCGTATTGAAAATTAGAAAACTATCTTTTTTATCATACTTCATCGCATTTAATATTGGGACAAGTGTAGGCGTTTTCCATTTTTTGACACGAAAGGCAAAATCCAAATGGTAA
- a CDS encoding lipid II flippase MurJ, with translation MSLINKAFSLVGLKALNSGAGFLISFFVVIVLGANETTDALFVAMFFPIEMVRMIAGRLPLVLVPVFTQSYQNQDRDPESHFLGWWLPLLLILTLVLVGAAPVLTKLMAPGLSPAGQTTAAHLLSILAPSFFLFGLFGHAMSVFYYHKRFLFPEIAQFAWRLTALLSLFSAGYLWGVYGYAACLTLAGSIQFLVLYLKGCGNGWPVMSVKRPDIQWPYLKLILAGSGLVVVALGLNRATVLIERLFASLMGAGSVSIFFLTERLTRSVPILLATSIFTTYLPKLSLIAKQPEKMGMIRREMFSFFMIVGMPISILLFWAAGDLVDMLATHGRFTRDQVMPAVFSIRYFCLGIPAIISSTGLRNSFIVERNIKEILLFGIISVILTLALDFVLLDLGLKGLALASSITAWMIFLLLWIRLKLVFPSGRDLFNIVGSLFLMILFLFGLPWRTWEILPGLRLGIGGLGALIIYGICIIPISRQIKEHISN, from the coding sequence ATGTCACTGATAAACAAAGCATTTTCTCTGGTTGGGTTAAAGGCGCTTAATTCCGGTGCCGGTTTTCTGATCAGTTTTTTTGTGGTGATCGTTCTTGGCGCCAATGAAACCACAGACGCCTTGTTCGTTGCCATGTTTTTCCCCATAGAGATGGTCCGAATGATTGCAGGGCGTTTGCCCCTTGTGCTTGTGCCCGTCTTTACGCAAAGTTATCAGAACCAGGACCGTGACCCCGAATCGCACTTTCTGGGTTGGTGGCTGCCCTTATTATTGATACTCACCCTGGTGCTGGTGGGAGCTGCACCGGTTCTGACTAAACTGATGGCACCGGGGTTGAGTCCGGCGGGGCAGACCACGGCGGCCCATTTATTAAGCATTCTGGCCCCTTCTTTTTTTCTCTTTGGTTTGTTTGGTCATGCCATGTCTGTGTTTTATTATCATAAACGGTTTCTCTTTCCTGAAATTGCCCAGTTTGCATGGCGCCTGACAGCGCTTCTGTCCTTATTTTCGGCCGGATACCTCTGGGGTGTTTACGGGTATGCCGCATGCCTGACCCTTGCCGGATCTATTCAGTTTCTGGTCTTATACCTCAAAGGATGTGGCAACGGGTGGCCGGTGATGTCCGTTAAACGGCCGGATATCCAGTGGCCGTATCTGAAACTGATTCTGGCCGGCTCCGGGCTTGTTGTGGTCGCCTTGGGCTTAAACCGTGCCACCGTGCTGATTGAGCGCCTGTTTGCTTCATTGATGGGCGCGGGAAGTGTTTCCATATTTTTTCTTACCGAACGGCTCACAAGGTCTGTCCCCATATTGCTGGCAACAAGTATTTTCACCACCTATCTTCCCAAACTCTCTTTAATTGCCAAACAGCCGGAAAAGATGGGTATGATCCGCCGGGAAATGTTCAGCTTTTTTATGATCGTCGGTATGCCCATATCCATATTGTTATTTTGGGCTGCCGGGGATCTGGTCGATATGCTGGCTACCCACGGCCGTTTTACCCGGGATCAGGTCATGCCGGCAGTTTTTTCCATCCGGTATTTCTGCTTGGGCATCCCCGCCATCATCAGCAGTACGGGCTTGCGCAATAGTTTTATTGTGGAACGAAACATCAAAGAAATTTTGCTGTTCGGCATCATCAGCGTGATCTTAACACTGGCACTTGATTTTGTTTTGCTGGACTTGGGACTTAAAGGCCTGGCCCTGGCCTCTTCCATAACCGCATGGATGATATTTTTGTTGCTGTGGATACGGTTAAAACTTGTTTTTCCATCGGGCAGGGATCTTTTTAATATTGTTGGTTCACTGTTTTTAATGATTTTATTTTTATTCGGGCTGCCTTGGAGAACCTGGGAAATTTTGCCGGGTTTGCGTTTGGGGATAGGTGGGCTGGGGGCATTGATCATATACGGCATCTGCATTATTCCCATATCCAGACAAATTAAAGAACATATATCCAATTGA
- a CDS encoding O-antigen ligase family protein: MLWLSIILGVAGGLGLILANVIMGAAPTMVVALPFFVLLVLPLRKLGKGYQIILLFLICLIPMDVFAVIPGADHSTTLFKLLFPFVFILFVGDRLLGDEPSMPLNAMDKWLLFYALFNCILVITAVNRLQALDTMRRYISMWAMYYLFSRALAKDPWPDWTQKAVIFSAAVSVLFGLKAYIDGQNPFSELGVGGLLVNDVRITGASGIDPNAYSILLIVALMWAVVCAVGRKDKFRLFYMISAGLILTGIGLTYSRSAYLTLIASFMFLLFKIRNLLTPTHIVALLLLVLCSLPFAPDSVVERFETLFISSQRQADYSVQRRANYYNVAANILKDHAFLGCGPGNFPVLHQMAKYQDVPALLGVPRMAHSMYLTVITESGIFGFIFFTGFLISTYLRQKAIYDRLDGHFNFGLALLCSFVALLAMGLFLHLQITKYLWLVFAMTRAMDNQSDGQQEIKSVATPGGLKG, translated from the coding sequence ATGCTCTGGCTGTCAATCATATTAGGGGTTGCGGGGGGGCTGGGCCTTATCCTGGCAAATGTCATCATGGGCGCTGCGCCCACCATGGTGGTGGCACTTCCTTTTTTTGTTCTGTTGGTATTACCCCTTCGTAAACTGGGCAAAGGGTATCAAATCATTCTGCTGTTTTTGATCTGCCTGATTCCCATGGATGTGTTTGCGGTGATCCCCGGGGCTGATCATTCAACTACCCTGTTTAAACTATTGTTTCCCTTTGTCTTTATTCTTTTCGTGGGAGACAGACTGCTTGGTGATGAACCTTCAATGCCGCTGAATGCCATGGACAAATGGCTTTTGTTTTATGCGCTGTTCAATTGTATTCTGGTGATCACCGCCGTTAACCGGTTGCAGGCCCTTGACACCATGAGGCGCTATATCAGCATGTGGGCCATGTATTATCTGTTCAGCAGAGCGCTCGCAAAAGATCCGTGGCCGGACTGGACACAAAAAGCCGTGATTTTCAGTGCCGCCGTTTCCGTGCTTTTCGGATTAAAGGCCTATATTGACGGGCAGAATCCTTTTTCAGAACTGGGTGTCGGCGGGTTGCTCGTCAACGATGTCCGCATCACCGGTGCCTCGGGCATTGATCCCAATGCCTATTCCATCCTGTTAATTGTTGCATTGATGTGGGCCGTTGTCTGCGCTGTGGGACGCAAAGACAAATTCCGGTTGTTTTATATGATTTCAGCGGGGCTTATACTTACCGGAATCGGACTGACATACTCCAGATCGGCGTATTTGACGCTTATTGCCTCTTTCATGTTTCTTTTGTTTAAGATTCGAAACCTGTTAACCCCCACCCACATCGTCGCGTTGCTTTTGTTGGTACTGTGTTCCCTGCCGTTTGCACCGGACTCCGTTGTGGAGCGGTTTGAAACCCTGTTTATATCCTCCCAGCGCCAGGCAGATTATTCTGTTCAACGGCGCGCCAATTATTACAATGTCGCCGCCAATATCCTCAAAGATCATGCGTTTTTAGGGTGCGGACCCGGTAATTTTCCTGTCCTTCACCAGATGGCCAAATATCAGGATGTCCCGGCGTTGTTGGGTGTCCCCCGCATGGCCCACAGCATGTATCTGACCGTCATCACCGAGTCCGGGATTTTCGGATTCATCTTTTTTACGGGTTTTCTGATCAGTACATACCTAAGGCAGAAGGCCATTTATGACCGCCTTGACGGACACTTTAATTTCGGGCTGGCCTTGCTGTGTTCCTTTGTTGCACTGCTGGCCATGGGGCTTTTTCTACACCTGCAGATTACCAAATACCTGTGGCTGGTTTTTGCCATGACCCGGGCGATGGATAATCAAAGTGACGGTCAACAGGAAATAAAATCCGTTGCCACACCCGGCGGATTAAAAGGGTAA
- a CDS encoding glycosyltransferase family 4 protein — MKRSIAHIVTRFPSVSETFVVADIHAMKRLWHENHLFAFFKNPGDVPDWITKVHYFPVYRLYLKTQLYFFFKNPGQYISLFAYVMSGHASKKKEMVKAFIAWPKMVHAAYVAKKAGIESFHAHWSNMPATTAFIISRLLARPFSCTGHAHDLYKFNAFLHEILKHCRLFLTSTQYNKRYLASTYPDVDQSKIQVYSHGVDVRLMSPGKIPSPPFVFLSIGRMTWQKGFDTLFLALRILIDDGVPVRLNFLGLPGHTEKAIRKLCRDLKLNDHVQWLEACSQNKIVELYRSAHAFVLPCQVGPHGDRDGIPNVILEASACGLPCISTRVSGVPEAVIHGKTGLLVEPCDPKALAGAMKRLCEDEPLRRELGMSTRQFIEKNYDRKVCHERIISLMETYHG; from the coding sequence TTGAAGAGATCCATCGCCCATATTGTTACACGCTTCCCGTCTGTTTCGGAAACATTTGTTGTGGCCGATATCCATGCCATGAAGAGGCTTTGGCATGAAAATCATCTGTTTGCTTTTTTTAAAAATCCAGGGGATGTGCCTGACTGGATTACCAAAGTACACTATTTCCCGGTTTACAGATTGTACCTTAAAACCCAGCTCTATTTTTTTTTCAAAAATCCCGGGCAGTATATCAGTTTGTTTGCCTATGTCATGTCAGGGCATGCATCAAAGAAAAAAGAGATGGTCAAGGCGTTCATTGCCTGGCCAAAGATGGTTCATGCGGCATATGTGGCAAAAAAAGCGGGCATTGAATCCTTTCATGCCCATTGGTCGAATATGCCGGCAACCACGGCGTTTATTATCTCCAGATTGCTTGCCAGGCCATTTTCCTGCACCGGGCATGCCCATGACCTGTATAAATTCAATGCCTTTCTCCATGAAATACTCAAACACTGCAGACTGTTTTTAACATCAACCCAATACAACAAACGGTATCTGGCTTCGACCTATCCGGATGTTGATCAGTCAAAAATTCAAGTCTATTCCCATGGGGTTGATGTGAGGCTTATGTCTCCGGGAAAAATACCCTCCCCCCCATTTGTTTTTCTTTCCATTGGCCGCATGACCTGGCAGAAGGGATTTGACACCCTGTTTCTTGCCCTTCGCATCCTGATCGATGATGGTGTGCCGGTACGCTTGAATTTTCTGGGTCTCCCCGGCCACACGGAAAAGGCGATCCGAAAGCTTTGCCGTGATTTAAAACTCAATGACCACGTTCAATGGCTTGAGGCGTGCAGTCAAAATAAAATAGTAGAATTGTACCGTTCGGCCCATGCGTTTGTTCTGCCGTGCCAGGTGGGGCCCCATGGTGACCGGGACGGTATCCCCAACGTCATACTTGAGGCCTCTGCATGCGGGCTGCCCTGTATATCCACCCGGGTCAGCGGTGTGCCTGAAGCGGTGATTCATGGGAAAACAGGCCTGCTGGTGGAACCCTGTGACCCCAAAGCCCTGGCCGGTGCCATGAAACGCTTGTGTGAGGATGAACCGTTAAGGCGTGAGCTTGGCATGTCGACAAGGCAATTCATTGAAAAAAATTACGACCGAAAAGTCTGCCATGAACGAATCATTAGCCTGATGGAAACATATCATGGATAG
- a CDS encoding glycosyltransferase, which translates to MDRIRILHLAPHMNFGGAEIMIRNLVQYTDKKKFEPMVATWLGGELADNLENEGVKVFQVPAAPKPLRLAGLRRLIRQEKIDILHTHLFVAGFYGRLAAIGNRRLKVIRTHHGMTFKTKTIRRVIFETVLYPLSSCNTAVSDSVIQHLTGALKWKPKRLRLIRNGIDVDRFRAKREGMHDPITILAAGRLSKEKGFDILIKALHLLAEKKRNFRCMIAGDGPERAALLDLRQSLGLGERIEFLGYVRDISPLMKKGDLFVIPSHHEGLPLSLLEAMASGLPVIASAVGGIPALLMPDKGWVVPPANPEALADAIETALDNPHQALGMGQRSQADVLNAYDIKQTVRNYEDLYLQLIQRNGTV; encoded by the coding sequence ATGGATAGAATCCGCATTCTTCATCTGGCCCCCCACATGAATTTCGGCGGCGCTGAAATCATGATCCGTAATCTGGTTCAATACACGGATAAAAAAAAGTTTGAACCCATGGTGGCCACCTGGCTGGGCGGTGAACTGGCAGACAATCTGGAAAACGAAGGGGTCAAAGTCTTTCAAGTCCCGGCTGCGCCTAAACCGTTACGTTTGGCAGGGCTCAGGCGGCTGATCAGGCAGGAGAAGATAGATATCCTTCATACCCATCTTTTTGTCGCCGGGTTTTACGGGCGGCTGGCAGCCATCGGCAATCGCCGTTTAAAGGTGATCAGAACCCATCATGGCATGACATTTAAGACCAAAACAATCCGGCGGGTCATTTTTGAAACAGTGTTATATCCGCTCAGCAGCTGTAATACGGCTGTCTCGGATAGCGTGATTCAGCATCTAACTGGTGCGTTGAAATGGAAACCGAAGCGGCTGCGTTTAATTCGCAACGGCATTGACGTTGATCGGTTCCGGGCAAAGCGGGAGGGTATGCATGATCCGATTACGATTTTGGCCGCCGGTCGGTTATCCAAGGAAAAAGGCTTTGATATCCTCATTAAGGCCTTGCACCTGCTGGCCGAAAAAAAAAGAAATTTCAGATGCATGATTGCCGGAGACGGGCCTGAAAGGGCAGCGCTTTTAGATCTTAGACAAAGCTTGGGTCTTGGGGAGAGGATTGAATTTTTAGGGTACGTCCGCGATATCTCACCACTGATGAAAAAAGGAGATCTTTTCGTGATCCCCTCCCACCATGAAGGCCTGCCGCTCAGCCTGTTGGAGGCCATGGCATCCGGACTGCCCGTTATTGCCAGCGCTGTGGGCGGGATACCCGCGCTTTTGATGCCGGATAAGGGATGGGTTGTGCCGCCGGCCAACCCGGAAGCGTTGGCGGATGCCATTGAAACCGCGTTGGACAATCCGCATCAGGCGCTCGGGATGGGGCAGCGTTCGCAGGCCGACGTCCTGAATGCCTATGATATTAAACAGACTGTCAGAAATTATGAGGATTTATACCTGCAATTGATACAGAGGAATGGAACGGTTTGA
- a CDS encoding beta-galactosidase: MKTLILNKITHKPVNSLIVFLILILTFSGICTWAATKIEVTNTDTGADWSLPDWVQASSRSGGFYMDRDPDHAFLSVKGITLSWANLNPAQNQYDFSALDAALEKAETQNYKIILRLKCHVTARKNLSDTMDADCPYVPQWVLDLYGPAQFVTRNTSDMYIRVAVPWDIGLQNQLLTFIDFFGKKGYLADERIAGVYITGFSSSLGEEFWLHRDYLQNALNAGMTEQSLLTTYQTRINAWIDAAGEHVNKLIWIGYGEIQNSGYDGDRLNDYALDMGLGWRHGGPDTYHDILAPEVGQTYTDGYMKADWSHPLRDGQRIFLGEVEYTFEQPDADNALAEQTHMTESAIMRMAQLGMNYAWTSEAFLNYAPRMFQWWTQTAGKTPWEIPDAACWLRQDAVYVQAHAMVYPIKNFERFLYQRDQAGAKTVPVMPVNRAAFWNDPSGQHFDYSARATDVRNGSDKMIFSLEPGFLDTLNAPFTIKITYFDNNACQWVLEVPAGESYLSSSTITGASDDMLKTVTFKINTIPDNTSLGNNCFFRLRVLNDQDLTVKFARVIK, translated from the coding sequence ATGAAGACCCTCATCTTAAACAAAATAACACATAAGCCGGTCAACAGCCTTATCGTGTTTCTTATTTTGATATTAACCTTCAGCGGCATCTGTACCTGGGCCGCCACCAAGATAGAGGTAACAAATACCGACACAGGCGCAGACTGGTCCCTGCCCGATTGGGTTCAGGCGTCCAGCAGATCGGGTGGATTCTATATGGACAGAGATCCGGATCACGCCTTTTTGTCCGTCAAAGGGATCACTCTTTCATGGGCAAATTTAAATCCGGCCCAAAACCAGTATGATTTTTCTGCCTTGGATGCGGCGTTGGAAAAGGCAGAAACCCAAAATTATAAAATTATTCTTCGGTTAAAATGCCATGTTACAGCACGTAAAAATCTCAGTGATACAATGGATGCTGACTGCCCATATGTACCCCAATGGGTGCTGGATTTGTACGGACCTGCACAATTTGTAACCCGAAATACATCTGACATGTATATCCGGGTGGCTGTGCCCTGGGACATCGGATTACAAAACCAGCTTCTAACGTTCATAGATTTTTTTGGCAAAAAGGGCTATCTGGCGGATGAACGAATTGCAGGAGTTTATATCACAGGATTCTCTTCTTCGCTGGGGGAGGAGTTCTGGCTGCACCGCGATTACCTGCAAAATGCGTTGAATGCCGGTATGACCGAACAATCCCTTTTGACAACCTATCAAACCAGAATTAACGCCTGGATTGATGCGGCAGGGGAACATGTGAACAAGCTGATCTGGATCGGTTATGGTGAAATCCAAAATTCCGGTTATGATGGCGACCGGCTTAACGATTATGCCCTCGACATGGGCCTGGGATGGCGTCATGGCGGCCCGGACACCTACCATGACATTCTCGCCCCGGAAGTGGGCCAGACCTATACAGATGGGTATATGAAAGCGGACTGGTCCCATCCCCTGCGTGACGGGCAGAGGATATTTTTAGGTGAAGTGGAATATACCTTTGAACAGCCGGATGCGGATAACGCCCTGGCTGAGCAAACGCATATGACCGAAAGTGCAATCATGCGCATGGCCCAGCTGGGTATGAATTACGCGTGGACATCGGAGGCGTTTTTAAATTATGCCCCCCGGATGTTCCAATGGTGGACACAAACTGCCGGAAAAACGCCCTGGGAAATTCCCGATGCGGCATGCTGGCTTCGCCAGGATGCGGTATATGTACAAGCCCATGCAATGGTATACCCCATAAAGAACTTCGAACGATTCCTCTATCAGCGGGATCAGGCAGGGGCGAAAACCGTACCGGTGATGCCCGTTAACCGGGCAGCATTCTGGAATGATCCTTCGGGGCAGCATTTTGATTATTCCGCCCGGGCCACAGATGTACGCAATGGCAGTGATAAAATGATTTTCAGCCTGGAACCGGGATTTTTAGACACGTTGAATGCACCATTTACAATTAAAATAACCTATTTTGACAATAACGCCTGCCAATGGGTATTGGAAGTGCCTGCCGGGGAGAGTTACCTGTCATCGTCGACCATTACCGGAGCATCGGATGATATGTTGAAAACCGTCACCTTTAAGATTAATACCATTCCGGATAACACGAGCTTAGGCAACAATTGTTTTTTTCGCCTGCGTGTATTGAATGATCAGGATCTAACTGTTAAATTCGCCCGTGTGATCAAATAG